In Tamandua tetradactyla isolate mTamTet1 chromosome 7, mTamTet1.pri, whole genome shotgun sequence, the following are encoded in one genomic region:
- the NCF4 gene encoding neutrophil cytosol factor 4, whose amino-acid sequence MALAQQLRAESDFEQLPDDVPISANIADIEEKRGFTSHFVFVIEVKTKGGTKYLIYRRYRQFYALQTKLEERFGPENKTNPLTCSLPTLPAKVYVGVKQEIAEARIPALNAYMKSLLSLPIWVLMDEDVRIFFYQSPYDSEQVPQALRRLRPRTRKVKSVTPQGPGFDRLEAPRAEALFDFTGNSKLELSFKTGDVIFLLSRINKDWLEGTLRGATGIFPLSFVKIIKDFSEEDDPTNWLRCYYYEETISTIKDIAVEEDLSSTPLFKDLLELMRREFQKEDIALNYRDAEGDLVRLLSDEDVGLMVRQAKGLPAQKRLFPWKLHVTQKGDYSVYNTVP is encoded by the exons ATGGCCCTGGCCCAGCAGCTGCGGGCCGAGAG TGACTTCGAACAGCTTCCCGATGACGTTCCCATCTCAGCCAACATCGCCGACATCGAAGAGAAGAGAGGCTTTACCAGTCACTTC GTTTTTGTCATCGAGGTGAAGACGAAAGGGGGAACCAAGTACCTCATCTACCGCCGCTACCGCCAGTTCTATGCCTTGCAGACCAAGTTGGAGGAGCGGTTTGGGCCAGAGAACAAGACCAACCCCTTGACCTGCAGCCTGCCCACCCTCCCAG CCAAAGTCTACGTGGGAGTGAAGCaggagatcgccgaggcgcggaTCCCAGCCCTCAACGCCTACATGAAG AGCCTTCTCAGCCTGCCCATCTGGGTGCTGATGGACGAGGATGTCAGGATCTTCTTCTACCAGTCGCCCTACGACTCGGAGCAGGTGCCCCAGGCGCTCCGCCGGCTCCGCCCACGCACCCGCAAAGT CAAGAGCGTCACCCCACAAGGCCCCGGCTTTGACCGCCTGGAAGCTCCACGAGCAGAG GCCTTGTTTGACTTCACTGGAAACAGCAAACTGGAGCTGAGTTTCAAAACTGGAGACGTGATCTTCCTTCTCAGTCGGATCAACAAAGACTGGCTAGAG GGCACGCTCCGGGGCGCCACGGGCATCTTCCCGCTCTCCTTTGTGAAGATTATTAAGGACTTTTCCGAGGAAGATGACCCCACCAACTGGCTGCGCTGCTACTACTACGAAGAGACCATCAGCACCATCAA GGACATCGCAGTGGAGGAAGATCTCAGCAGCACCCCCCTGTTCAAAGACCTGCTGGAACTCATGCG GAgagagttccagaaggaggacaTCGCCCTAAATTACCGGGACGCAGAGGGGGACCTGGTCCGGCTGCTGTCGGACGAGGACGTCGGGCTCATGGTGAGGCAGGCCAAGGGCCTCCCCGCCCAGAAGCGCCTCTTCCCCTGGAAGCTGCACGTCACCCAGAAGGGCGACTACAGCGTCTACAACACGGTGCCCTGA